ATCGATAAGCCCCGCAAACCGGGCGGCGCCCCATTTTTTCGTCGGCGCCCCCGCCCCCGGATGAATCCCGATCAGAATCCGGGAGGTGTCCACACCGTGGGATTGAAGCGAAATCTTCGCGCGGTTCCGCTCCGCCGATGAAACCGCGAGCTGCGGGTTGGCCGTCGCCATCGGGCCGAAGCCGGCCCGCTCGCGGAGGCCGAGGTTGCCCTCCACCTGGTGCCGGCCGGTCTCCTCATGGCCCTTGGCGTCGAGCCAGAACCCGAAGCCGGTGAGTTCCCGGCCGACCAGATAGCGCACCCCGGCGATCCGGGCCGCGAGGATGAGCTGAAAATCGCCCCGCAGATCGATCGCGATGTCGTAGGCGCCGCCCAACTCCCACCGCCGGCGAAGAAGCATCCAGGCCAGCGCGCAAGTGCTCCCCCAGCCGACGCGGCGCTTTTGGGAGCGCCGCAGCCATGCGGCGGAGAAGGGAAGCAGGTTCACTCCACGCGCCGCCCCCTCCTCATCTTGAAGCAGCGGCATCGCCTCCGGGGCCAGAAGAAAATCGATATGAGCATCGGGAAGCCGCTCCCGCAGCGCCCGGACGGCCGGAAGCGAGAAAACGACATCGCCCAGATGGTCGGGGCGCATTAAAAGAACGCGCCGGATCTCCGCCGGCCGCGTCCGCTTCCTCCGAAAGAGCAGATGGCCCACGGCGTCGAGGGCCGAAAAGATCAGGCGCGCCCATGCCCTTTTGTAGGCGTAGCGCTGCACGGGGACCTCGTCCTCGACTTCGGGCGGCGGGAGCGGCGCGCGCGGGAGATCGAGATCGAGGCTGAACTTCGGCGCATCGAGGGAATGCGTATCGAAGGACCCTTTTCTATCCGGGGAAGGGCCGCGCGGCAGTTTTTTCGGAGGAGAGTTGGTCATTGCTTTTTGGCCGAAGCCGATCGGGACCCGAGCGATAAGATGGCGGACACGGCGGAATGCCCCTCGGGGGATAATCCTCTTCCCCAATGGATGAGAATCATATACAGAACGCCTCCCCCGGCCAACCTTACGGCGAGCGGGGCAGGAAGCCAACCGAGGACCGCCCCGGCCGCCAGCGCCGCCAGGAATGCCCGGATTCCGGCGGAAAAGTCCGGAAACCCGAGCTCCCGGCGGAGGACGGCGCAGCTCACTGCCGCCAGGGCGCCCTCGGTGATGAAAGTCGCCCAAGCAGCCCCGACCGCCCCGAAGCGGGGGATCAGCGTCGCGTTGCCAGCCAGGTTCAGCCCCGCCAGCAGGAGCGCATAAAGGGTAAACCACCGCTCCCGCCCGATGGAAACGGCCGAGGTGGTCAAAATATAGAGGACAAAGTGAAAGACCACCCCCCCGGCCAGCACCCGGAGGACGGGGACCGAACCTTGGTAGCCCGCCCCATAAAGAAAGGAGATGACCTCGGCGGAGAGAAACAGCCCGCCCACAACAAACGGCAGACCCGCGGCCACGGCCAGAGAAACGGCCCCCCGGTAGATCTCCGCCGCCCGGTTCATGTCGCCGGCGCCCTTCACCCGGGCGAGAAGGGGGAGAAGGGTGGCGGTCATCGCCCCCGGAATGATGCCGAGCGAGCCGGTCAGCTTGTAGGCCGCCGCATACAAGCCGACGGAAACATCCGCCCCCAGCCACCGCAACATGAAGATGTCGCTGCTCGTGTAGGCGATGAGGCAAAGCTGCGCCACCCCCATTGGAAGCGCCATCGAGAGGAGGCGTTTTGAAAGCGCGTAGTCAAAGCGGAAGTCCGGCCGGATTTTGCGGAACGACAACCGGCCCATCCAAACGGCGCCCGGCAGGAGCGCCGCGGCCTGCACCCCGACGATCGCGGGCAGCGGCCACCGGCTCCACACCGCATACACCACGAGGGCCGCGGAGAGAGCCTCGCTCGCCGCCCCCCACCTGATCGGGACCCCCATCTCGAGGCTGGCTTCGAAGGGCGCGTCAAAGAGGGAGCGGAACGAGGCCACGCGGAACGAGACAAAGAGGATGGAGATGGCCACGATCGCCGTCCACCGGGTTTCGCCCCCGGGAAGGTAGAAGCCGGCGAAGAGAAAAGCGGCCAGCCAGCTCAGCGCCGCGAGCGCCCCTTTCAGGAAAAAAGCGCAGCCCATCAGGCGCGCGGGCGGGGTTTCTCCCTTGGAGAGCTCCCGCACCAAGATTGCGTAGACGCCCGCATCGGTGAAAACCGAGAAAATTTCGGCATAGGCAAAAACAAACGAATAGACGCCAAAGCCCCGTGCCCCCAACATGCGCGCCAGGACGATGATCACCCCGATGCGGATCAGGCGCTCG
Above is a window of bacterium DNA encoding:
- a CDS encoding flippase, yielding MSRFRQAAANSGWVFAGRASERLIRIGVIIVLARMLGARGFGVYSFVFAYAEIFSVFTDAGVYAILVRELSKGETPPARLMGCAFFLKGALAALSWLAAFLFAGFYLPGGETRWTAIVAISILFVSFRVASFRSLFDAPFEASLEMGVPIRWGAASEALSAALVVYAVWSRWPLPAIVGVQAAALLPGAVWMGRLSFRKIRPDFRFDYALSKRLLSMALPMGVAQLCLIAYTSSDIFMLRWLGADVSVGLYAAAYKLTGSLGIIPGAMTATLLPLLARVKGAGDMNRAAEIYRGAVSLAVAAGLPFVVGGLFLSAEVISFLYGAGYQGSVPVLRVLAGGVVFHFVLYILTTSAVSIGRERWFTLYALLLAGLNLAGNATLIPRFGAVGAAWATFITEGALAAVSCAVLRRELGFPDFSAGIRAFLAALAAGAVLGWLPAPLAVRLAGGGVLYMILIHWGRGLSPEGHSAVSAILSLGSRSASAKKQ